The following coding sequences lie in one Apium graveolens cultivar Ventura chromosome 1, ASM990537v1, whole genome shotgun sequence genomic window:
- the LOC141712210 gene encoding uncharacterized protein LOC141712210: MESQNSAPWWSLFVDGASNGDGARFGIELISPEAYKIRRTLHLAFHVTNNDAEYEALINSLKLAMEMKVENLNVFSDSMILVYQINGGYQAKGARTELYLKCTQRIIARFNEVRLELIPRGQNEGADELAKLGSCREVTLLGVMPLDIQRQPSVPQHEVGSLSDNLGPTWMTPILAYIKEGSLPDEKNEARRIKYNTTRYVIYDRVLYRRGFSVPLLKCIDGDECNYILREVHEGICGNYSGVAL, from the coding sequence ATGGAAAGCCAAAATAGTGCCCCATGGTGGAGCCTATTTGTGGATGGAGCCTCTAATGGGGATGGTGCAAGATTTGGAATTGAGCTAATCAGCCCAGAGGCGTATAAGATCAGACGCACTCTCCATCTGGCCTTTCATGTaaccaacaatgatgctgagtatgaggccCTGATTAACAGTCTCAAGCTAGCTATGGAAATGAAGGTGGAGAATTTGAATGTGTTTAGTGATTCCATGATTTTGGTCTATCAGATAAACGGGGGGTATCAAGCTAAGGGGGCAAGAACGGAGCTTTATCTGAAGTGTACGCAGAGGATAATCGCAAGGTTCAACGAGGTGAGGCTGGAACTAATCCCGCGCGGGCAGAATGAAGGCGCGGACGAGCTAGCTAAACTCGGCTCGTGCCGCGAGGTCACTCTGCTAGGGGTCATGCCCCTTGACATACAGAGGCAGCCTAGTGTGCCCCAGCACGAGGTGGGAAGCCTCAGTGATAACCTCGGCCCTACGTGGATGACACCTATCTTAGCCTACATAAAAGAAGGATCACTCCCGGACGAAAAGAATGAGGCAAGAAGAATAAAATACAATACAACCCGCTATGTGATATACGATAGGGTCCTATACAGAAGAGGGTTCAGTGTGCCCCTCCTCAAGTGCATAGATGGGGATGAATGTAATTATATTCTAAGGGAAGTACACGAGGGCATTTGTGGCAATTACTCGGGGGTAGCTCTCTAG